The DNA window ATTATCCTTGGAAGATTTCATGGCAGTACCCTCTACACTGCTGAGCATAAGGTGACTTCCTAAACACACCACCCATTTCATCCCTTTCATAAAGTTGCAGTTGAAGAATTaggttgacttcttttttttttaatatgaaatttattatcaaattggtttccatacaatactcagtgctcatgccatcaggtgcccttctcaatgcccatcacccactttcccctccctcccaccccccatcaaccctcagtttattctcagtttttaagagtctcttatggtttgcctgcatccctctataactttttccccccttttcctcccccatggtcttctgttaagtttctcaggatccacataagagttaaaacatacggtactctctttctctgtttgacttatttcacttagcataacactctccagttccatccacattgctacaaaaggccatatttcattctttctcattgccaagtagtattccattgtatatataaaccacaatttctttatctactaactggtgcagccactctggaaaacagtgtggaggttcctcagaagattaaaaatatatctaccctatgacccagcaatagcactgctaggaatttacccaagggatacaggagtgctgatgcatcaGTTGACTTCTTAAGATTACGTGGTTTATTCTGTCAAACTGAGATAAAACATATAAACTTAACACTTCAGGAGTCTTGTCACGAAAGTGGGTATTGCATCTTACAAATAAATTGAAGTCTGAATTAATTTGTtggatttgaaaatttttattactcTTAGATTAACACTGCTGAAATAAATGTCTTGAGTTTGAGTgataattaacttttttaaacaggaaaatcCTACAACATATGAACTTATTAGCTTAAAGACTCAAAACTTCtatttatatcataatttaatCTATTAATGATCTTTAATCATTCTAGAATGAGGCAATCACAATACGAAATGTGGAGCTGTGAGTGTAATCAATGTGGTGGAATCAGTCAGTAGCATGTGTAAGGAACAGGCagaaaagaacaaggaagaatGAAGATTTATTGGAAAGCAACTAGGAGAATAAAAGGAGTGACAGGAGAAGGgataagaaaatcttaaaagacaaatttataccttttaatcaatataaaattaaagtttatgaTATAGGGACCCTTTATGCTTTGTCTAACACTGTATCATCCACCTAAAATAGTGGCTGGCACATAAAAAAATCCCAGGAAATATCTGATGAATGAACTTCCTAGAAATAGGTACCAATTTGTTCTTATAAGATAATGGTATCCCtcataaatatatagagaaattgAATTTAATAATATCTACTCCACAAGCTCGTACTTCCTGGTGATAACCcagttatatatacataaaaaaatgagtattcttctgcacagcaaaggaaacaatcaacaaaactaaaaggcaactgacagaatgggagaagatatttgcaaacgacatatcagataaagggttagtatccaaaatctataaagaacttatcaaattcaataccccaaaaacaaatacccagtgaagaaaggggcaaaagacatgaacagacacttctccaaagaagacatccagatggccaactgacacatgaaaaatcactcatcatctgggaaatacaaatcaaaaccaccatgagataccacctcacacctgtcagaatggctaacattaacaactcaggcagcaacagatgttggcaaggatgtggagaaagaggatctcttttgcattgctagtgggaatgcaagctggtgcagccactcaggaaaacagtatggaggttcctcaaaaaactaaaaatagaactaccctatgacccagcaattgtactactaggtatttacccaagggatacatgtgttctgttttgaagggacacatgcaccccaatgtttatagcagcactatcaacaatagccaaaatatggcaagagcccaaatgtccatcgatggatgaatgtataaagaagatgtggtatatatatacaatggagcattactcagcaatcaaaaagaatgaaatcttgccatttgcaaatacatgGATGTAACTgaagggtattacgctaagtgaaattagagaaagacaaatatcatgacttcactcatatgaggactttaagagacaaaacagatgaacataagggaagagaaacaaaaataatataaaaacggagggGGATGAAGcgtaagagactcataaatatggagaacaaacagagggttactggagagagtgtgggaggggggtagggctaaatgggtaaggggcattaaggaactactcctgaaattattgttgtaCTATAtcctaactaacttggatgtaaattaaaaaataaaaaatgagtatttaCCTGAATGAAGAGATTTCTACCCTTTCTGTTACAAACATCTGTATGTATCAGCATGTATCATTGTTGAGGAAATCCTGTTGACCTAAGAGAGCTTGTTTGGAGAAAAAGACCATGTACttcttttctctgactttttaGAAAACTCtggtgctggggtgcctgggtggctcaatcagttaaggaTATAactcttggtctctgctcaggtcatgatctcacagtttgtgagttcaagccctatgttgggctttgcactgacagtgtggattttctctctatccctctctgcccctcttcagcttgctctctgtcacaaaataaataaataaataaacatgaaaaaattaaaaaaaaaaaaaaaaagaaaaagaaaaccctggtgGATTTTTGAAGCTCTCAGGAGTTCTTCAGAAGCCAAGTCGCCATAGAattttctgttcttcctctttAGATATATAAACCTTTTTCAGTCATTGAGGGCCCCAGGAGACCCATTTTTAAACAGGAAATATAGatacatattaaataaagatgatcaggggccgcctgggtggcgcagtgggttaagcgtccgacttcagccaggtcacgatctcacggtccgtgagttcaagccccgcgtcaggctctgggctgatggctcggagcctggagcctgtttccaatttccaattctgtgtctccttctctctctgcccctcccccattcatgctctgtctctctctgtcccaaataaataaataaataaataaataaataaataaataaagatgatcaGAGTTGTAGATTTGTATAGAAGTGGGAAAGAACTTTGAGAGGATCTTGTTTAGTTACTTCATTCTATAGGTAGAGAGACAACCTGTGAGGTTAAATGGTTAGCCAGTGTGTTCACAGCAATACATTTCCAGAGCCAGAACTATAACTATGGTCTTCCCTCTATAATACTGTACCCATCCTTAGTAGAAAAAGTCATGAAAAAGCtagaattatttatatttgataggATCACTGTAACCTAATTGAAAGTCCATATTCATCcctgagttttaatttcttttaaaataaaattggcctTCCATTCCTTAAAGACTCCCTCCACTCCCATTGGATATTGCTCACTAGTCTCCAGAATCCTGAGGGTAATGATTGAGATTTCCTTCCTCCGGTTTATAGATAATTTGGTTTTCAAATAGGGTGGGAATAGCTGAGGCCAGATATCTGTTTTacacagttaaaaagaaaaaaaagataaaatgagttgGAGAGCACAAAAGAAACACATGAATCTTGAGAAACCTTCAAATTGGAGACAAATTGAACATATCaaaaggttgtgtgtgtgtgtgtgtgtgcgtgcgtgtgtagAATTGATAAGACAAAGCAATTTGATGACTGAAATTTGAGAATAATGGAGTGATGGTTtggagaaaaggacaaaaatgttttcaaaaggaaagaatttctgacacaaatattttacagaagagcAGAGACTGAAGGGGGGGTGTTGaaaaggatagagagagaggtgCAACGATGACAGGTGCAATTTTGTGATTGAAAGCATCTTTCCTACCTGTCTATTCAGCCACAGGATGTACATTTTTAGGAGAAGAGAAATTGAGGGAGATTAGCCTTAATTTCTGTACATACTCTTCCCTCAAAGACAAAGTGATATATAAGATTCTTCAGAATGGGAAATAAAGCTAATTAGCTGCACAGGAGAATGACCTGTTGTGTCAGAGAAGGTCAACACCCAGCCCATCATTAGTTTCTCTCGGGGGACTAAGTCTTTGAGTCACGTTGGTTTCCCCATGAGAGAAATTGTGAAAGAGAAATTACCTGATAATGaaacagagggaagagggaagtttCTGAGGCAATATGTTAGTTTGTATAAAAATATCCCTATATAGGTTACATGGTCTTTGGGATGAATAACTTGGAAGCACTGAGATGAGGCAATGGGGGTGTGAAAACATATCTTGTGTGGACAGACATACCTTGTGTGAAGTATGTCATAGTACCAAACTTGAAGAAATAGATGTAAAGCCCTTGATATGTGAAGATAATTTTTACAAATGACAGTGGGGGAATAAATTAATCATTTTCCTCTTATCACTTATAGCCAATGTTTACCTATGTTCCCAAACTTTAGAGTGTTGGGGATGAAGTTCTTCTTGAAAGCATTTGACCTTTATTTTCCTGAGTTGACtggatacaagtaaaatttgTCTATTATTGGATAAATTTCTTAAGATGTCAGTGGAAAACAGatacaaacacaaaagaaaaaatgtagggAATTATTTTGAGTTGTTTGTAAGAGGAGCCTGTTTATCTGAGAGAGATACTCATTCAAAGGACCTATGACAAGGCTTTGAAACAAGCCCAGTGTATCTCTGTAAAGAAGTAAGGCTTTATCTATCTTTGATATGTAGATACAAATAATCTGATCTCCAGGCTATCATGGGGCTTCCAAGTCTCAAGGCTCTATCTTTGTTTAGAGTTTTATGTGTTtagagttatattttattttttcttattaagaaacaaggaaaatcatAATTCTCTGGCTGCAGAATGAtagtttcatgttattttttgaaaagtattgaaattccaaaatgtataaacaagGATAAAAACTGGATAATAATCTGGGAAGAtatgttaaaaagataaatagggATGCATGGTCAGTTACATGAATCATAGTATATATAAGATGAGGTAAAACAATTTAGTTGCCTAGAAAAGAACAACTACTCTAAGGTCACAGGAAGGTTTCTTCTGTTGTCTCCCAACCCCCCAAGGACACTTCTGCACCACAGTGCATGGTAAAATCATTCTTTCAGGTCAGTGTGCTCCTGTCCTAACATGCCTGTGTTCTAAGTCAGACACTGGATACCAGGCAGAACAGCATAGTAAAACAAATGAGGAGAATCTAggtagaaataaagttttaacaAGTTGCCCAGCCATACACAAAGCATGCTGTAATTTGATAGTCATCCACTGGGGCATGCATCGTGGGCTTGGCAGAAGAGAAGGCTGCTGGGTCAACAGGAGCAGGGGTTGCTAATATAGGGTTTAAGAGACCTAGAAGTATCAGGGCTGAGACTATTGATTTACACTGTGCATCAGCTGAGATTGGCCCACGATATGAATTGGCTTAAGTCTACAAAAGGAACTCGTTAGTAGATTTCACTGTAGGGTATTGAGGATATACAGGCAGAGAaaattgagaaaaggaaaaagaaaaggaaatactatAATCCTGTGATCTTTGATTGAGTGTACAAAGAAAACCCAAACAGTTTTCAGTAAATCAtgtacattacatttttttttactctttgttgactttattcatttatttaatgataaatatttattgagcaatttcTGTAGAGTTGTTACTTATTTATAGTACTAACCCTGATGGACACAGCCCCTCCTCACAAGGAACTTAAAATATAATGTGGAAGACATACATCAAATTAGAAATTATGAGTATAGCTGTGTCACAGAAGGGGTACTAGGGAGTATATaataaatgatggaaagagcTCTCCTCGCCCAGGTTCTGGGAAGATTTCCCTAACAATATGATGTTGAaactgagatctgaaggatgGATAGATGTTACTAGGCAAAGCATGAAGGACAAATGTTTCAGCAGAATAATTAGCTACTGCAGAGCCTCAAGATGAGAGAGAATGACTTTTTCaggcaaacaaatgaaaactaaattgcTTCTGGTATTGCAGGGCTAGAGCATGTTGTCCTCTGAGACTAGAGAGGAGGATGGGGGCCAAGTCTTGGATGGCCTGATAAATCATGAAAAGGgatctgtattttaatttaagaGTAGTGGCAAGTATGTGAAGGGTCTTAAGGAGAATAGTCACATGCttagattttatattgaaaagaATCTAATTCTGAATGTAGATAATTGAATGAAGGCAAATAAGATTTGGAGTGGGAAGACACATAGGTGACTTAATATTCTATTTGAAAAATTACATGTGAAGTCTTAGATAAGAATGGTGACAtttgtccataaactgatgaatgaataaagaagatgtggtttacatatacaatgagatactacttggcaatgcgaaagaatgaaatcttgccatttgcaataacatggaatggaactgaagggtattatgctaagtgaaataagtcagagaaagacagatattataggttttcagtcatatgtggaatttgagaaacttaacagaagaccatgggggaggggaagggaaaaaataatttcaaacagagagggaagtaaaccctaagagactcttaaatacagagaacaaacttagaaTTGAAGGAGGGTCGGGGGGCGGGGCacagtgatgggcattgaggagggtacttgttaggatgagcactgggtgttgtatgtaagtgataaatcataggaatctactcctgaaacaaagaGCACactatacactgtatgttagctaacttgacaataaattgtgtttagaaaaaaaagaatgtgattgtATTAGGAAATAGGGTTTAtaagaggtaattaaattaaaaagaggtCAATAgcatgaaaaagcaaaataaaaatgaacaccagCCTTTGAAGGTAGACAGAAACGGAAGGTGTAAGTATATattactgtttaaaatttttttacaataaaggaaaaagggaagaggtACTGGAGGAACATTTTTAGTGTAATGAAGGTGTGCTTAAGCTTGTACACTGAGAAAAAGAGTTAGTAGAGAAGGCAATATTAAAGgtataaggaagaaaatggaacttTGAGGATTTGAAATACCTGAGAGGATGTGATGGGGTGGGACCAAGAGCACATGAAAAGGCATTTTGTCAAATTCAATACCCATTCattatgtttaaatgttaaatatatagaaattggTAGTTCAAAAAAAATGGTGACATttggaggaaaaccaggaaacaTTTAAGTTGGAATTAATAGGATTTGCAGATTTATTGAATATTCAGCatcagggaagggaggaggagttCATTATTACTCCTAGATTTTGCATTGAGGAACTGGGTAAATATTGGTGTCACTTACTGTGACTGGGGACCTGAAAGAGCAGCAGGTTCAAAGAGAGGATCAGTTTAGTTTTAGACCTGCTTAGTGGGAGATGTCCTTGAGGCATCAGGCCAGTAGGTAGTTAGATTTATGAAATAGGAACTCAAATAATATCCCAGCTCTGAAGCCCCTAGCTGAGATGGTAATTAAAGCTAAGGGAATAGATGCCAGCTAGGGATAGAATGTAGCATGAGAAAAGGCCAGAGATATAATTCTGATTAACACTGAGTTTGGTGGTGGAGCAGATGAGACAAACACAGCAAACTAATACTGGGAAGGAGTTCCCAAAGAGTTGGGGAAAAGCAAGAGACTGTAGTTTCTTGGAAGCCCAGTGGAATATTTGAAAGAGGGAGTAGTTAGCAATGATCAAGCAAAGGAGAAATACCTATACAGATGAATACCAAAGCATTAAAAGAAGTATTAATGATTAATTTACATGGAGGAAGCAGAGATGTTACTGGAAAGGTTCCTAGAGAAACACAGGACAAAACATATAGGCAGTAGTTGCCTTGATGGAGCATATTTTACTTACAGAGCAGTAGAAACGAATAAATGAAAAGGTCATGTGTAACTTAATAAAGTATTCCGAAAGTAGAAATGCTCAATTAAATTGAATATGCCTCACAACTTTTGGCTTACATTTATCCAAGACTATCAAACTCAGATATATATAAACTCTTGGGGGAATATTTTGTCTGACCAGCAGACCATATTGAAGGAAACCAGAATGTCTAAACATACACCCTTGGTTGATTATTCTTTTGTGAAACAGCtattacttttatgttttttttaaatgaaaactaacTAAGATAACTGAATTCTTTAAAGTCATCACTTTTAGAATAATAGACAAAAGTTCAGAAATCCTaccttgtatttatttaaaatattcataatgttaaagaatttctctctctacttACAACCAAATTTAAACAAAAAGCTAAAAGAGCATCCTTGACATAAGTAACAGttgattttcttcttattctaagttaaaattaacatacaaattagaaaacaatttattgattttgatttactcagtcacattttatttattaaatccaTTAGTTTGCTATGAGATATATTTATCAATTGTTTGAGGTATGTCATCATAATTGAgaataaatacaattaataagTTCCAGAAAATGGTATTTGAATGTTAAGTTCCTGCAAATTagctcagttttctcttctcctctctcttctcaatGGAAGTAAGTAAAGTCAACTTATTTTCTGTGGTTAGCAACATAAAGTCACCTGTGACTTCACAATCAATTTCTACTGGTGGACCTTGTTGAAGTATCTCCCCAAATAGTTCTTATCATAGTAATGATGACAGACATGTAACTTTTAGTGTCCTTGGTAAGCCTGCATCATGTGATATCTAGATCTGCTTCATTCATTATTAGATACCAGTAGGATCCATAATCTGCTTGCCCAGTCTTCTCATGGCCACTCTCATGTCTTTGTTTCTTAATGTATAGATGGCAGGATTCAAGACGGGGGTGATAGCGAAGTTGGCAATGAACAAATACTTATCCAGTGATGATGTAGGGAAAGGCCACACATAGAGAAACATGCAtggcataaaaaacaaaatcactacaGTGATGTGAGCTGACAATGTGACAAATGCTTTGGACAAGTCCCCTGAAGAACGTTTCCAGACAGTGACCAAAATGAAGATATAGGATATAATTAAGGAGAAGAAAGTAGCCATGGATATAAACCCACTGTTGGCAATGATTACAAACTCTAGCTTGTAAGTGTCTACACAAGCAAGTTTCATGACGCGAGGAAAATCACAGTAAAAACTATCTACTTCATTAGGGCCACAAAAGGGCAGGTTTATGACAAAAACAAACTGAGATACAGCATGGATTATCCCCACTATCCAGGCAGCCACTACAAAGGAGACACACGTTTTGGGGCTCATGATGGTCAGGTAGTGGAGAGGTTTACAGATTGCGGTGTACCGGTCATATGCCATGGCTATGAGCAGCACCATCTCAACTCCACCCATGACATGAATAAAAAATATCTGTATCATGCATTTTGGAAAGGAAATGATGTTGCAGTCAGTGAAAAGATCAGAGATTGTTTTGGGCACTGTGGTAGAGGACAGACCTAGATCAAGAAGAGAGAGGTTGGCCAATaggaagtacatgggggtgtgtaAATGAGAGTCAATTATTACCGTGAACACAATGAAGAGGTTTCCCAGGATAATTCCCATGTAGAACACAGAGAAGaacccaaagagaaaaagatgcaTCTCCCATGAATTTGAAAGACCAATCAATACAAATTCAGATACCACAGAGTCATTTGGTCCATCCattggctcaatcagtagagaaGACGCTGAAGTATTCTGAAggtagaaaataaggaagaattgAGAAATATAGGTATTTCACATTGATATGTTTTTGCCCCTCAGTGATTTTGTGGGAAATATGTTACAAGTGTCAAATTTTGAAGTTAGAACACATACAGAAAGGGCaggttaaaggaaaataaataaatagaatgagATAATCAAAAGTTAGGCTAGAGTGTCAAGGAAGGAAGTCATGTGGGACTATATCAGGTAAATGGAGGAATTAGGAGCAGAGAGTAACATCTCCTGGTAGAGAGTTTCTTTACCATGCTCATTGTGAAATAGTTTAGGCTTCTGCAGTCTTCTCCGTATAcattcaagaaaacattttacatgtCATAAATAGCCATAATTTGAATCTTCAAACTCTTAATCATATTTGTGCACACATACTGTAGCAGAATGTACTCTctgattattcttttatttcttacctGTGAAATCTCAGGCATTAATCATTCATGGAATAGTGACCAGCCAATGAGTGAAAGAGTGTTGAACATTAGGGCAATCATAGCTTAAAATGAAAAAGGCTTGTCCTCTGATAGTTTCCAATATTGTGGTTGCAATATTGCAGCCAGTTAATTGCAAAGagttaaaatgtactttaaatcAGTGAAACTCTAAACCCTGGACTGTCAGCAGACTCAGGAAAAGGCTTTTCAGTACTTTTCTAGGATTGGGAGAGATTTTGTGCTTTTGAAAAGTCTGTTTTAGGATTAAGGAGTGGCAATTCAAATACGAAACTGAGAAATAATGGTGTTTTCACTGAAGCAAAATATTATGATACACTAAGAGCATGTAAAAATTACAAGACCCCAAAAAGTCATTAAAGGTAAAGGTCATGAGAGcttatcttcaaatatttgaagctTAGTTCAGCTAAAATGCTATTTGAAGGTGAGTAAAATGGCTACCAACAACTTTTTCAGGGGGAGTATCTGTTATCACTTTGAATAAGTAGAAAGGTTGaagatgtgtatgtatattatatacttgggcccattcattatttaacctaaagtgaaaaattaaaggtacatttaaaagatataataggggcacctgggtggctcagtcggttgggcggcggacttccgctcaggtcatgatctcgcggttcctgagtttgaaccccgcgtcgggctctgtgctgacagctcagagcctggagcctgtttcggatcctgtgtctccctctctctgaccctcccccattcatgctctgtctctgtctctatctcaaaaataaataaacgttaaaaaaaaattaaaaaaaataaaagatataatagGATATGAGATATGCAGGAAGGGGAATTTCTAGAACTAATAACAACATGAGTGTGGCCATTATAAATGATGCAAATTTAGATTTATTGAAATCTCCACTAACTTACTAAGTAACAGAAATTGGTTACAAAAGAATATATGTTAtgcaataaaaattatgtaaaggaagaaacagacctataaatatagagaagaacATGGTAGTTGCCTGAGGGGAGGGGGTTTGGAAGATGGGAAAAATGAGGTTAAGTTTAAGGTTAAATGGAGGGAGTGGAGTATGCATATATGTGATAGTTAGAAGtagattaattatttttatcactattattttggtactagttttatagttttacttgTCTTTGTCAAACCAACATTTCTCAGTCAATAAATGACAATTTCTGGCTGTACTATGAAGAAAACCTTGGTGTTTTACACTTAATTTTAACCAGAAGTTTACAGTGCTTTcttgtttaaagaaaattaatatatgtgaatGAGTTTTGGGTCAAGGAATACAAATGATTGGTAACTGAATGGCATTTTGCAGAATACCGGTGTGTTTGCTATTTCAAGAACAGGAAAGCACTATTATAAGCCACTCTACTTTGCCCACTGAAATTTATGGTTCCTAATATTTCTTTATAGTTGCTAAAACATATTAAAGACTGATGAAATCTGTCTAAAGAGAAAAGCTAAAAATGTGTAGTGAAAACAGACTTACCAGTAACCCTGCACAATACTATGTTGTGATCACcctgctttttctttccattccttttcctttccttttcccttttctttccttttacttcctctcctttcctttcctttgttcttttctttcctttttcttttctttccttcccttttctttctgtctttccttctttctaatttgagtatagttgacatacaatgctaccatagttttaggtgtacaacttagtgatttgacaaatttatatGTTGTGCTATGTTTACCACAACTATAGCTATCATCTAAAGAGGACCCCATCTTTTGTTCAAGACTTATGAGGAATTAGTTCTCACATTTAGTTTATCCTGAAATACTGAGTTCATGCTCAGAGCATGGGGAGAGTTAATTCAAAcctgttaaaaaaattagttctttttctttcttcaagaacTTAAAGAATCAGAAATTCTCTGAAAGCAGAGTCCCCTAAGAGTTGGTTGCTATCCTTGCCAGATATTTTGGCTTTAACATTCAGAACATAGGAGGGAAATTTTTCAAGTAGGTGGTACAGAAAATCAGAATTTAAGTCTTTTGACTTTAGTGATTGAATATTCCCTCTCCTCTAAGAGGAATTATAACCATCCTAAGACTGAAAACACAGGAAGCAAAGctgtttaaaattcattttgccaATCCATATTCATGAATTTGTCTTTTAATCTCTACTCTTAACCATCTGAGATTGCTTCTAATAGCAGTTCTCTTCAGAACTGATGGAAACCAGTTCTACTAAGTCATACTCATTCTTAtcattttccctttaattcttgACTCAGTCATTGGCTCACATCATCAAatgctttatcagatatgccaagTGGAGCAAACTGACTCACCCCAGCATTCCCTGTATGAGGGCAGAGAATCATTTCCATTGATGTAATCTCTTAGGAGAATGGGTGGGAATTGGGTGGGCAAGATATACTTGAATATATTTGGTCCCCACAGTGAGAAATGTGAAGTATCACATAAAATGATGAAGAAAGTGGTGACAGATCAAAGATCCTTAAGATACTAAACCAGCAAAGGGACATCATAAATGTCAGTCATTTCACATATTTCTGAAGTATCTTCAGGCATAATAtggttttgtatatattttgattaaaatagAACAGTGTTCAAAGCATTAGAATAACTAGAGACCGGAGGAAAATAtgcaagtagaaaagaaaaacgtGAAATCAAAGTATAAGAGAGAGATTTCTGTGGTATTGTtcaatattaagaatattt is part of the Neofelis nebulosa isolate mNeoNeb1 chromosome 7, mNeoNeb1.pri, whole genome shotgun sequence genome and encodes:
- the LOC131518173 gene encoding olfactory receptor 4F6-like, yielding MDGPNDSVVSEFVLIGLSNSWEMHLFLFGFFSVFYMGIILGNLFIVFTVIIDSHLHTPMYFLLANLSLLDLGLSSTTVPKTISDLFTDCNIISFPKCMIQIFFIHVMGGVEMVLLIAMAYDRYTAICKPLHYLTIMSPKTCVSFVVAAWIVGIIHAVSQFVFVINLPFCGPNEVDSFYCDFPRVMKLACVDTYKLEFVIIANSGFISMATFFSLIISYIFILVTVWKRSSGDLSKAFVTLSAHITVVILFFMPCMFLYVWPFPTSSLDKYLFIANFAITPVLNPAIYTLRNKDMRVAMRRLGKQIMDPTGI